A portion of the Paenibacillus marchantiae genome contains these proteins:
- the flgK gene encoding flagellar hook-associated protein FlgK, whose protein sequence is MTSTFHSIETAKRSLFTQTTALSTTGHNVANANTEGYSRQKVNMQASIPMEPFAFLHSTTPGQLGTGVEFDSITRVREKFLDDQFRNENNNFGSWSIQRDTLEKLEAIVNEPSDTGFRTVMDNFYKSWSDLSKNPEDVTARRIVKETTLALTDAMNQISRQLDALSQDLDNNIEVKGSEIQGYLGNIANLNSAIVKVESLGDNANDLRDQRDLMADKLSKIMNITVTDSPQGYQIQMNGQALVTGGAVQATVDSAFLNTAYAAGNLTNGEVHGMIKSRDTLVSDYQKQMDDLANTLANGDIQITLPAGSVLPDNTVLGGVTYTGAARTLSADLTVTVKGLNGLHQLGYSMDGSTSPGVPFFTSSDGGTAITAGNISLNAAILADPNKIATSLRTTTDASGAETVIKGNNTLANLLANLKDTPMKSADGLRNATVGAQFSAIVGQLGVQSQEAARQTSNSEFLVEQVDTRRQSVSGVSLDEEMANMIKFQHAYSASARFMTTYDQLLDKLINSTGTVGR, encoded by the coding sequence GTGACATCTACTTTTCATTCAATCGAAACGGCTAAACGCAGTTTGTTCACACAGACGACAGCTCTTAGCACAACTGGTCACAATGTGGCCAATGCCAACACCGAAGGGTACTCCCGGCAAAAGGTAAACATGCAGGCATCTATTCCTATGGAGCCGTTTGCATTTTTGCACAGTACAACACCAGGACAACTCGGAACAGGGGTGGAGTTTGATTCCATTACCCGTGTCCGTGAGAAGTTTCTCGATGACCAGTTCCGTAATGAAAACAACAACTTTGGAAGTTGGTCCATTCAACGGGATACACTTGAGAAACTTGAAGCCATTGTAAATGAACCATCTGACACCGGATTTCGGACCGTAATGGATAACTTCTATAAATCGTGGTCCGATCTGAGCAAAAATCCGGAGGATGTTACTGCTCGTCGAATCGTAAAAGAGACGACTCTTGCTCTGACAGATGCGATGAATCAGATCAGCCGCCAACTGGATGCACTGAGTCAGGATTTGGATAACAATATTGAAGTGAAGGGCAGTGAAATTCAAGGATATCTTGGTAACATTGCCAACCTTAATAGCGCTATAGTTAAAGTAGAGTCTCTTGGTGATAACGCTAATGACCTTCGTGACCAACGTGATCTGATGGCAGACAAATTGTCCAAGATTATGAATATTACTGTCACAGACTCTCCCCAGGGCTACCAGATCCAGATGAATGGGCAAGCACTGGTTACAGGTGGGGCAGTACAAGCAACGGTAGATTCGGCTTTTCTTAATACTGCTTATGCTGCGGGTAATCTCACGAATGGCGAAGTTCACGGGATGATTAAGTCGAGAGATACATTAGTCAGTGACTATCAGAAACAAATGGATGACCTGGCCAATACACTTGCCAATGGAGATATTCAAATAACATTGCCAGCAGGCTCAGTCCTGCCAGACAATACTGTTCTGGGTGGGGTGACATATACAGGGGCTGCACGTACACTGTCAGCTGATCTGACCGTTACGGTCAAAGGTTTGAATGGTCTACATCAACTTGGATATAGCATGGATGGATCGACTTCTCCTGGAGTACCATTCTTCACATCCTCTGATGGTGGAACTGCAATTACAGCTGGCAATATCTCATTGAACGCCGCGATTCTGGCGGATCCGAATAAGATCGCAACATCTCTAAGAACTACTACTGATGCCTCAGGAGCAGAGACCGTAATCAAGGGGAATAATACACTGGCGAATCTGCTTGCCAATCTTAAAGATACGCCGATGAAATCAGCTGATGGTTTGCGTAATGCAACGGTTGGTGCTCAGTTCAGTGCCATTGTGGGACAACTCGGGGTCCAATCTCAGGAAGCGGCACGTCAGACATCTAATTCGGAGTTTCTTGTAGAACAAGTAGATACTCGCCGCCAATCGGTTAGTGGTGTTTCATTGGATGAAGAGATGGCGAACATGATCAAATTCCAGCATGCTTACAGCGCCTCTGCACGTTTTATGACTACCTATGATCAGCTGCTTGATAAATTGATTAATTCTACCGGTACAGTCGGCAGATAA